A genomic segment from Nocardiopsis sp. Huas11 encodes:
- a CDS encoding S1 family peptidase, with amino-acid sequence MRPSPVISAIGSATLAFGLALSMAPGALAAPGPVPQNPVADDHATGMMDALKRDLDLTQAEAESLLEVQEAALDTDAEATEAAGDAYAGSLFDTDELTVLVTDTAAVEAVEATGADATVVSYGTEGLAEVVEDLNEASAQEGVLGWYPDVAGDTVVIEVLEGSGADVDAMVAEAGVEASAIQVVETDQAPRVYADIIGGMPFYTDGGRCAIGFAATNSAGQPGFVTAAHCGGVGTQVTVPPDGVGVFQYSNFSGGDIAFVRGISNFTLHNLVSRYNSGGAQAVTGTSQAPIGSAVCRSGSTTGWHCGTIQARNQTVSYPQGTVHGLTRTNVCAEPGDSGGPFVSGSQAQGVTSGGSGNCSSGGMTYYAELIPMVNSWGVSIYTG; translated from the coding sequence ATGAGACCCTCCCCCGTCATCTCCGCCATCGGCTCAGCAACCCTGGCCTTCGGCTTGGCACTGTCCATGGCCCCGGGAGCCCTCGCGGCCCCCGGCCCGGTACCCCAGAATCCCGTCGCCGACGACCACGCCACCGGCATGATGGATGCGCTCAAGCGCGACCTCGACCTGACCCAGGCCGAAGCCGAATCACTGCTGGAAGTCCAAGAAGCCGCCCTGGACACCGACGCCGAGGCGACCGAGGCCGCCGGCGACGCCTACGCCGGCTCCCTGTTCGACACCGACGAGCTCACCGTCCTGGTGACCGACACCGCGGCCGTCGAGGCGGTCGAGGCCACCGGTGCCGATGCCACCGTGGTCTCCTACGGCACCGAGGGCCTGGCCGAGGTCGTGGAGGACCTCAACGAGGCCTCCGCCCAGGAGGGCGTGCTGGGCTGGTACCCGGACGTGGCCGGCGACACGGTCGTGATCGAGGTCCTGGAGGGCTCCGGCGCCGACGTCGACGCCATGGTCGCCGAGGCCGGCGTGGAGGCCTCCGCCATCCAGGTCGTGGAGACCGACCAGGCTCCGCGGGTCTACGCCGACATCATCGGCGGCATGCCCTTCTATACCGACGGCGGCCGCTGCGCGATCGGGTTCGCCGCGACCAACAGCGCCGGCCAGCCCGGTTTCGTCACCGCGGCTCACTGCGGCGGTGTCGGTACCCAGGTCACCGTCCCTCCCGACGGGGTGGGGGTCTTCCAGTACTCGAACTTCTCCGGTGGAGACATCGCTTTCGTCCGCGGTATTTCCAACTTCACCCTGCACAACCTGGTGTCGCGCTACAACTCCGGTGGCGCCCAGGCCGTGACCGGCACCAGCCAGGCGCCCATCGGCTCGGCGGTGTGCCGCTCCGGCTCCACCACCGGCTGGCACTGCGGTACCATCCAGGCCCGCAACCAGACCGTCTCCTACCCGCAGGGCACCGTCCATGGGCTCACCCGCACCAACGTGTGCGCCGAGCCCGGTGACTCCGGCGGCCCCTTCGTCTCCGGTTCGCAGGCCCAGGGCGTCACCTCCGGGGGCTCGGGTAACTGCTCCTCCGGCGGTATGACCTACTACGCGGAGCTCATACCGATGGTGAACTCCTGGGGCGTGAGCATCTACACGGGCTGA
- a CDS encoding Fic family protein: MLAPFEAAHPFTDGNGRVGRALIHTVLARRGLTEDAVLPVSLVPATLRDRYVDGLGAYRHDAPPGSAQASAAVNAWLETFVQACAIAVEQSVALMGRIDEMRSAWSDRLSAHRASLGRRAAPRADSAVARLLGRLPEAPVVTATTLSGILGVSFPAASAALDELRQAEILQTKAIERGATAYVAREVLDLMAERTLASTRFDTRAATPNRAAPARPQD; this comes from the coding sequence GTGCTCGCCCCATTCGAGGCCGCCCACCCGTTCACCGACGGCAACGGGCGGGTGGGCCGCGCCCTCATCCACACGGTGCTGGCCCGGCGCGGTTTGACCGAGGACGCGGTTCTCCCGGTCAGTCTCGTGCCCGCCACCCTGCGGGACCGCTACGTCGACGGGCTCGGCGCCTACCGACACGACGCGCCGCCGGGCAGCGCGCAGGCGAGCGCGGCCGTCAACGCCTGGCTGGAGACCTTCGTTCAGGCCTGCGCCATCGCCGTCGAGCAGTCGGTGGCACTCATGGGCCGGATCGACGAGATGCGCTCCGCATGGAGCGATCGCCTGTCCGCCCACCGGGCGTCCCTCGGCCGCCGCGCGGCGCCGCGGGCGGATTCGGCCGTCGCGCGCCTGCTGGGACGGCTTCCCGAGGCTCCGGTGGTCACGGCGACCACCCTGTCGGGCATCCTCGGTGTCTCGTTCCCGGCGGCGAGCGCCGCCCTGGACGAACTGCGCCAGGCGGAGATCCTCCAGACCAAGGCGATCGAACGCGGTGCCACCGCCTACGTGGCCCGCGAGGTGCTCGACCTCATGGCCGAGCGCACGCTGGCGAGCACGAGGTTCGACACCCGGGCCGCCACACCGAACCGTGCCGCCCCGGCACGGCCGCAGGACTGA
- a CDS encoding lactococcin 972 family bacteriocin — protein MRIGIRRAACTALLAGGLVAGAAGTASAVVEYVGGGVWDHGIVNSRVYSNYYHSSICHGSTAVGTTTVRATAGAGATSYASAPKAWTNNQTYYRTSC, from the coding sequence ATGAGGATCGGTATCAGACGCGCCGCGTGTACGGCGCTACTCGCCGGCGGCCTGGTCGCCGGCGCGGCCGGCACCGCGTCCGCCGTCGTCGAATACGTCGGAGGCGGTGTCTGGGACCACGGAATCGTCAATTCCCGCGTCTACTCGAACTACTACCACAGCTCCATCTGCCACGGCTCCACGGCTGTGGGCACCACGACCGTGCGGGCCACCGCCGGCGCGGGAGCGACCTCCTACGCCAGCGCCCCCAAGGCGTGGACGAACAACCAGACCTACTACCGCACCTCGTGCTGA
- a CDS encoding lactococcin 972 family bacteriocin — translation MLNPRLEISLMNSLKRVSVAVLLASGLAVGTAGVAAATTSYVGGGTWQHGVTGLPGAGTTYSNYHHGSVCHGATAVGQTTKRVSAGAGAWANTSVPRAIGNNQSYWRTSC, via the coding sequence GTGCTGAACCCCCGACTGGAGATCTCCCTCATGAACTCTCTCAAGCGCGTTTCCGTGGCCGTGCTCCTCGCTTCCGGCCTGGCCGTGGGCACCGCCGGTGTCGCCGCCGCGACGACCAGTTACGTCGGCGGCGGTACGTGGCAGCATGGCGTCACCGGCCTTCCGGGCGCCGGGACCACCTATTCGAACTACCACCACGGCTCCGTCTGCCATGGCGCGACCGCCGTGGGCCAGACGACCAAGCGGGTCTCCGCCGGTGCCGGGGCCTGGGCGAACACCTCTGTCCCCCGTGCGATCGGCAACAACCAGTCGTACTGGCGCACCAGCTGCTGA
- a CDS encoding ATP-binding cassette domain-containing protein, whose product MITLKNLAKSFGQRTLWRDLDLTVRAGEMLALVGPSGSGKTTLLNCMGLLEDPSGGDIVHAGRKLNRLGPGRRRRFRRDHLGYLFQNYALMENATVRANLDVAGRDRGLQAEALERVGLAGREKEMVHYLSGGEQQRVALARLMVKRPSLVLADEPTGALDEDNGRMVIDTLREMARQGCAVVVATHNDSVREACDAVFDVQEQRLTAAV is encoded by the coding sequence ATGATCACCCTGAAGAACCTCGCCAAGTCCTTCGGTCAGCGCACCCTGTGGCGGGACCTGGACCTGACCGTCCGGGCCGGGGAGATGCTCGCGCTGGTCGGCCCTTCCGGGTCGGGCAAGACGACCCTGCTCAACTGCATGGGCCTTCTGGAGGATCCCAGCGGCGGCGACATCGTCCATGCCGGCAGGAAGCTCAACCGGCTCGGCCCCGGGCGGCGGCGCCGCTTTCGCCGTGACCACCTGGGCTACCTGTTCCAGAACTACGCGCTGATGGAGAACGCCACGGTCAGGGCGAACCTGGACGTGGCCGGGCGCGACCGCGGGCTCCAGGCCGAGGCCCTGGAGCGGGTCGGCCTGGCCGGGCGCGAGAAGGAGATGGTGCACTACCTGTCCGGCGGCGAGCAGCAGCGCGTGGCCCTGGCCCGGCTGATGGTGAAGCGACCCTCCCTGGTCCTGGCCGACGAGCCGACCGGTGCTCTGGACGAGGACAACGGGCGCATGGTCATCGACACCCTGCGGGAGATGGCCCGCCAGGGGTGCGCGGTGGTGGTCGCCACCCACAACGACAGTGTGCGCGAGGCGTGCGACGCGGTGTTCGACGTCCAGGAGCAGCGCCTGACCGCGGCCGTGTAG